Within Deinococcus actinosclerus, the genomic segment GGCACTACGCCCGCCCACAGCGGCACCATCACCCGGAAGCCGCGCCCGAACGCCGCCCAGTCGAACCCCCGCCCCTGACCTGTCATGCCGCGCAGGCTATCGGGTCGGCGCGGGCAGATGTGAACCCGCCCTGCACAGCGCGGCGACCACGGAGCCCTACGGAGGTGCGCCCGTCTCCCAGTCCACCAGGACGCTCACGGGCCGGTCCGGCCTGCCCAGGCGGGCGTACAGGCCCGGCAGACCGGCGGCCGGGACGGTCAGCGGGTACAGGGCGGCCAGCACCGGGCTGACGTGCGGCCACCACCAGCGGGCGTGGGCGGCGTAGTCCTCGCCGTCGCTGGAGCCCACGACGCTCAGCTCCTTGCGGTGAAAGTCCGGCGTGAGCGTCAGGGCGCCCCAGTTGCCGTCCGAGAGCACCACGCAGCGCCCACGGGGGCGCAGGGCGCCCAGCAGCGCCGCGAAGCCGGCGGGGGCGGCGCTGCACTCCACGCCCACGTCGAAGGCGTCACGCGGCGCCGCTGCCGGCGCGTACACCTCGCGCGCCCCGAACTGCCGGGCGAGGGCCTGCCGGTCGGCGCGCGGCTCGATCACGCTCACGTCGTGAACGCCCGCGCGGGTCAGGTTGACCACGCTCAGCAGTCCCAGCAGGCCCGCTCCGGCCACCAGGACCCGCTCGTGGGGGCAGGGTGGACGCGGCGCAGGCCCTTGGCGGTCTCCTCGGCCAGGATCACGCTCAGCGCCGCCCGGTCCGGCACGTTGTCCGGGACGGGAATCACCCGCGACGCGCCGTGCACGCCCCACGCCGCGTGCCCCAGCGTCGTCACGACCCGCGCGCCCACCGGCAGCGTCACGCCCGGCCCGGCTTCCATGACCGTCCCCAGCGTCTGATACCCCAGCGGGGACGGAAACGGCCCGCCCCGCAGCACACTCAGTTCCGAGGCGACACTCAGGGCGCTCAGGCGCGTCTGGACCCGCACCTCGCCCGGCCCGACCCCGCGCGGCGCAAGCGGCTCCCAGCGCGGCGTGCAGGGCGACGCGGCAATCAGGCGCATGTTCCCAGTCTGCCATCCCACTTGACCCTCACGCGGCGGGAGGGCCTACGCTGCCCCTCAGGAGGTACCACCCTGGAGGCGAAGCGCTGGACGGTGGGGGAGGTCGCGGCCCTGACGGGCGTGAGCGTGCGCACCCTGCACCATTACGACGAGATCGGGCTGCTGCGCCCCGCCGAGCGCAGCGACGGGAATTACCGCCTGTACGCGCCGGGTGATCTGGCGCGGCTGCGGCGGGTGCTGACGTGGCGGGCGCTGGGCGTGCCGCTCGCGGAGGTGGCGGGCGTGCTGGACGCCCCGCCGGAGCTGGAACGCGAGGCGCTGCGGGCCCACGCCGCGCGGCTGCGGGACGACCTGCGCCGCGCCGAGCACACGCTGCGCGAGGTGCAGGCCCGCCTGGACGCCCTGGACGGCAGGGCAGAGGAGACGATCATGAACAACGAGGACGTGAAGGCCGCCTTTGACGGGTTCGATCCCGCGCCCTACGAGGCTGAGGCCCGTGAACGCTGGGGCGACACGGACGCCTACCGCCAGAGTGCCGCGCGCACCGCCCGGTACACCCCCGAGGACTGGGCGCGCGTGCGCGCGGAGATGGACAGCATTACCGCCGAATACGTTGCCCTGATGGAGGCGGGCGTCCCGGCCACCGACGGGCGGGCGCTGGCGGTCGCGGCGCGGCACCGCGCGCACATCAGCGGGGCGTACTACGACGCCTCGGCGCAGATGATGCGCGGGCTGGCGCAGATGTGGGTGGCCGATGAGCGCTTCACGCGGACCATCGACCGGGCGAGACCCGGGCTGGCCGCGTACCAGAGCGCGGCGGTGACCGCCTGGGCCGACGCGCAGGGCGGGTAAGGGACGGGGGAGAGGGGGCCCCCGCCCGACTGTCAGGCCGCGCCGTGCTGCACGAAACGGGTGGGGGTCTGCGCGGCGACCTCGGCGGCCTCGCGCGTCAGACGCTGCCACTCGGCGCGCACCCCGTCCGGGCCGAGCACCTGCACCTGCGGCCCCCAGGACAGCAGCCACGGGAGAACACTGCGCGCCGCGCCCCTGGCGTCGTGCGGGACCAGCAGGGGCGCGTCCACGCTGCCGTCCGGGTTGATGCTCGGCTCGCCCAGACAGGCGTGCCCGCCTTCCAGCACGCGGAATTTCGCCTCACCCGTGAAGCGCAGGGTGACCGACACACTATCCGCTTCCTGGGTGGGCGGCGGCGTGACGGGCAGCGCGGGCGTCTGTCCCGGGTCGAGGGGGTCGGGCGTGAAGGTCTGCGGGTCCAGCGTGACGTGCAGCATCCGGCCCAGGCGGTACGTGCGCACCTCGCCGGCGTGGTCGGGGTCACGGCCCACGACGAGCAGGTCGCCGCTGACCGGGTGCGCCTCGATCCGCAGCGGGTGCAGCCGCGCGGCGCGCCGCGTGCCGGGCTGCCACTCCTGAAAGCGGATGGGGTGGCAGCCCAGCCACGCCTGCGTCACGGCGCGCAGCGCGAGGTCGGCCGAGGCGGGGCGCGCCGTGCCGGGCGTGCGGGGCAGGGCCGCGCGGACGTGCTCGGGCAGCGCGGCGGCCAGCGTGGCGCGCAGCGGGGCGAGGGTGGCCGCCGGTTCGCTTCCGCGCGCCGCGAGGGCGTCCAGGCCGCGCAGCAGGGTCAGGCGCGCCGCGCCGTCCAGTTCCGGCGTGCCGATCACGTACGCCTGTGGCGGGCCGGGCAGGACGCGCAGACCGGGTTCCAGGGCCTCCAGGTCGCGCAGGTCGCGCGCCGTGACGGCCAGGGACTGCCCGGTGGCCGCCGCGAGTTCGGCGGCGGTGTGCGGCCGCTCGCGCAGCAGGCGGGCCAGGAGGAACAGGCGCTGGACGGGGCTCTGGGCACGCTCGGTGGGCTCGTCGGAGGTCATGCCTCCAGTGTGCGGAGGGGGTGTCCGCCAAACGTCCATATTTTTGAGAAGACTGGATCAATAAGAATTCAATCCGGAACTCCGCCCAGCGACCGCTCCTCCCGCCACTCCAGCACCCACGGATCGAAGCGGCCCTCGCAGAAGAAATCCTCCCGCCCCGGCCCCGGCAGCGTCGGTTCCTCCCAGCGCGGCGCGTCCGACAGTCGCAGCACCCCACCGTCCACCGTCAGCGCCCCCGGCCAGCCCAGCAACTCGCGCAGCGCCGCCACCGCCGCACTCAGCGCCTTGCGCCGCGCGGTCGGCGTCTTCCCCGGTAGGTCCAGCGCGTCCAGCGCCCGCTCGCGCGACACCTGCCCCCCCGCCGTCACCAGCAGCGCCAGCAGGCCTGCCTCGGGCCGCGTGGAGCGCAGCGGCAACTCGTCGCCGGACATCCACACCCGCACCGGCCCGGCCAGACTGACCCGCACCGTCCACTCCGGCGGCGCGAACGTCACCACCCCGTACTGCTCCAGCAGCGCGGGCAGGTACGCGCGCACCCACGACCACCGCAGCGTCGCCAGCTGCGCGCGGATGCCGTCACTGGGCGGCAGGGGCTCGCCGCCCGCCTGCCGGGCGCACTCCGCGCGGGCCAGCCAGGAGAGGGTCCCCGCATGCTGCGAGTAACTGTCCGCGCGGCTCAGGGCTTCCTGGGCGCGCGGCAGATCCCCCGCGTGCAGGTACGCCAGCGTCAGGTGGTTGAGGACCGCGTGCCGACCCGAGTCCAGCACCCGGTGCAGCGCAGCCGCTTCCTGAGCCATCAGGACGGCCTCGAACGTCTGTCCCGAGAGGGCCAGCGCCTGCGCTCCTATGACCAGCGTTGCGGCCAGCCGATCCGGAGCGGAAACGCACTCGCGGGCGGAGATGGCCGTTCTGAGCGTGATGGGATACTGAGCCAGACTTATGGTGAGCATTGCCCGCGGCAGGAACAGTTCTGAGGCGAGCAGGCCGTCCTGGGCTATCGATTCTGCCTTTCGCAGGGCATTCAGCGCTGCGCCTGGTTGGTTGGTGTCGAGGGCGATGGACACGAGCGTCCGGTAGACGTAGGTGGAGGTCGTCGGATCGTGCCGCAGGTCACCCAGCGCCCGCGTGAGTTCGGTGGTCGCCTCGCCCACTTCCTGATGGTGTTGCAGGTCGAAGGCGAACTGAACGCGGGCCAGCCCCCTGTAGATGGGTGGTGCCTGAGCGATCTGGAACCGGTACAGCTCCTTCCACGTTGGGAGGTTCAGCAGGGCCGCCGCCCCCGCCAGTTGCGTAAGGGTGACCGAACGGGTGGGGCCGTCGGGCGCCTGCAGGACGCTGAGGCGCGCGAGATTCAGGGCCAGGTCGCTGCGCCGGTGAATCAGGTGCAGGTGGGCGCGGAACGGCAGAAGTTGCCCGGGGGGCCGGGCGTCCAGCAGATCGTCGAGCTGGCGGTGCTGCATCCCCCGAAAGAACAGCCAGGCCAGAGCGAGGCCGCCCAGTTCGCTGCCGATCCAGTCCTGCGGAACCTCCGGCAGGGCCGCGATGACCGGCAGGACGTCCGCCGCCCTGCTCGAATGTTGGGCTGTCCGGATCAGGTGATTCAGCGTTCCCTCGGCGTCGTCACGGAGTAGCAGTTGCCGGAGCGTGATGAGGGGATCGGCCACAGCGAGAGCTTAACGAATCTCTTTCATCCGCGGGGCCGCTCATCGTCATTTGCCAGGAGAGGCGCGTTGAACGGGAAACCCAGGTCGGCGAACAGGCGGAAGATCCAGATCAAAAAATACGCCGAAAACATAATACAGCTCCAGTCGCGGCCTGTCCGGGGTGCATGGAATACCGGATGGTCTGGGCCGACTGCGGGTGGGGGAGGTGGCGCGGCCACCAGAGCGGGATGTCACCCGCTTCGGGCCGCCAGTAGGTGTGAAACGCCGTTCACCTCAGGCATCGCTGGGGTGAAGGGTTCCGGTGCAACGTGGATTGAATCGGAGAATTCAGGGTCGGTCGGGGGCACCCCAATGACTATGTAAATTATAGAACAATGTCATGCATTTCGCAAATAGCAGAATGAGCGTACGGGGGCATGCGCCACCTCACCCAGAGCGCACACGCCAGATCACCGACCTCACCCTGGCCCCGCAGCAGGCCACAATCCCTACCGCCCCATGAAAAACGGCAGGAAAAAAGGCGGCCCACGCCGCCTCGATTCCCCACCCCCGCGTTCAGATCACGCGCCGTTCCGGCAGTGTCACGCCCCGGCTCAGACGCGCCTCCAGCGCGCGCACCAGCCGCGACAGCACGAACGTCAGCAGGAAGTACACCAGCGCCAGCACGGCGTAGACCTCGAACTGCCGGTACGTGGCGTTCGTGATGTACCGCCCCTGACTGAACAGTTCCTGCAAGGTCACCGCGCTCGCCAGACTGCTGCCCAGGATCAGGCTGATGAACTCATTGCCCAGCGCGGGCAGCGCCACCCGCCACGCCTGCGGCAGCACCACGAACCGCAGCGCCTGCCCCCGGCTGAGCCCCAGGCTGCGCGCCGCCTCCGCCTGCCCCGCCGGAACACTGCTGATCCCGCCGCGCACGATCTCACTCGTGTAGGCCGCCGAGTACAGCCCCAGCGCCAGCACCGCCGCCGGAAAATCCGGCAGGGTCACGCCCAGCGTCGGCAGGCCGTAGTACACCACCGACAGCAGCACGATCAGCGGAATGCCCCGCACCACCGTCACGTACGCGTCGCCCAGCCGCCCCAGCACCGGCACGCGCAGTACCCGCGCCGCCCCCAGCGCTGTGCCCACGAGCACCGATACCGCCAGGGCGCAGATGCTCACCGCGAGCGTCAGGCCCAGGCCCGAGAGCAGCAGGCGCGGGTACTCCCCGGACAGCACCGTCCGGAATCCCTCCAGCACCGCCGTCACGGGCGCACCCCGGCGGACACACGACCGTTCGATTCCTTCACGCGGACACCTTCACGGCCCCACCATAGGGCAGAGCTGACCCCTCAGGCATCCCCTCTTCACGAAACGTGCACCCCCACCCCATGCGTTTCACATGGTCCTGTACGCTGGACAGCAGACCGGGGCGGCCCCCCATACCCACGCCCGCCCCACGGAAGGTGATTCCCCCATGCGCGCCTGGCTGTACCTCCTGACGGCCATTGCCCTGGAGGTCAGCGGCACCCTCAGCCTGAAACACCTGCACGACCAGCCGCTGACGCGCGCGCTGCTCACGTACGCCCAGCTGACCGGCGCGTTCTACCTGCTCTCCCGCGCGTTCCGGCAGATCCCGGTCGCCGTGGCCTTCGCCACCTGGGAAGCGCTGGGCCTCCTGAGCCTCACCGTCCTGGGCGCCACCCTGCTGGGCGAGCACCTGCCCCGCACGCACCTGCTCGCGCTGGGCGGCCTGCTGCTCTGCAGCGCCCTCCTCGGCCACGGCACCCACCACCCTGCCACCCGGCAGCCCGCCACGGACACGCCGCCTCCGGCAGACGACCCGGCCCGCCCCGCACCCACCGGGGGGCAACCCGCATGACCCTCCCCACCGCCCTCCTGATCCTGGGGGCCGCCCTGCTGGACGTCCTGGCGAACCTCCTCCTGAAACGCAGCGACGGCCTCGCCCGCCCCGCGTACTTCGTGGGCGCCGTCCTGACCGTCCTGCTGGCCTTCAGCCTGATCGGCCTCGCCGCGCGTGACCTGCCGGTCGCCGTCGCCTACGCCCTCTGGGGCGGCCTGGGCATCGTCACCACCGCCCTGCTCAGCAGGCGCATCGACGGCGCCCGCCTGACCCCCACCGGCTGGGCGGGCCTCGCCCTGATCCTCGGCAGCCTCGCCGTCCTCAGCCTCACCCCGTAACACAAAGGGAAAGGGGCCGGCGGTCGGATGGATCCCCCACCCCCCTCCGGCCTCCTCTAAAGCGGTTACTTCTGCACGATCCACTTGTTGAGCAGTTGCTGGTACTCCCCGCTGGCCTTCAGGCGCGCCAGGGTCCTGTTCGCAGCGGCCGCCAGATCACTGCCCTTCCTGAACACCATGCCGTAATCCTCGGCCGCCAGATCCGCGCCGGCCTTGTCGAACTGCCCTGGCAGACGCTTCTTCAGGTCATCCACCGTCGGCGCGTCCCCGATCAGCGCCGCAATCCGCCCGGCGCGGACGTCCGCCAGTCCCGCCGCGAAATCGTCATACACCTTGATGGTCGCGCCCTTCGGTTTCAGCGTGTCGTTCGCCACGAACTGCCCCGTCGTGTTCCCCTGCACGCCAACCACCTTGCCCTTCACGCTCGCGGGCCACGCGAACTTCCCGGGATTCCCGGCCCGCACAATGAACACCTGCGCCGACCGGAAGTACGGCTGGCTGAACGACACCACCTTCGCCCGCTCCGGCGTGATCGTGATCGCACTGATCGCCATGTCCACCCGGCCCGACGTGACCGCCTGCGGCATCAGCGCCCCGAAGCCCACCGCGCGGATCTCCAGACGCACCCCCAGATCCCTCGCCACCGCCCGCGCGATATCGATCTCGAAGCCCTGAATCGTCCCGTCCGGCCCCTTGAACTCGAACGGCGCGAACGTCGGGTCCGTGCCCAGCACCAGCACACCCTTCTTCTTCACCTCGGCCACCGTCGCCGCCCGGGACACGCCCGCCACCGCCACGCCCAGCACCGCCGCAATCATCACGAAACGCTTCATGCGCCCAGCATAGAACCCTGCGCGCCGCGCCTTACCCTGCCTGCATGGATTGGCCCGCCCCCACCGACTTCGTCCACGGCGACCCCCTCCCCCCACCGCAGGACTGGACGCGGCCCGGCCTCGTCATGACCTTCAACCTCGAATGCCCCGGCTGCGTCTCGCGCGGCGTCCCCTTCCTCAAGCGCCTGCACGCCGAATTCGGCGACGCCGTCCACCTCCTCGCCGTGCACACCAGCCACGGCCACCGCCAGCTGCCCCGGGAGGACGTCGAACCCACCTTGAAAAAGTTCGCGCAGACCTACGCGAAACTCCCGTTCCCCGTCGCCCTCGACCTCAGCGGCACCCTCGCCCGACACTGGCACACCGAGGGCACCCCCCACTGGCTGGCCTTCGCGCCCGGCGGCGACCTCATCCGCAGCGTGTACGGCAGCCAGGACAACGCCCAGACCAGACTCCAGTACCTCCTAGAAGAATGGACCGGGCACACCGGGGACGATCAGGCTTAACGGGCGTCGGACGTCGCCTGAGCGGGCACGAAGACGCCGGACTTCAGGTTCTTCAGCGGCAGGTTCGTGATCCGCACGAGCAGGGCGCTGCGGCGGCCCCCGGACAGGTACGGCCCGAGCTGATCGAGGCTGGAGACGAACCGGAGCTGCCGGTCCTGACTGTGGACGCTCAGCCGACCCTGGGCGTCCACCTTGCCGGTATCCACCATGAAGTTCGTGCCGCCGCCACTGGTGACGAGCATGACAGCCTCGCCCGCCTTGAGTCCTGTCGAGATCAGGTGCTCAGGGCCGGTCTTCGTCCCGACAGAGTAGCTGCCCCAGACGGGCTGGCCGACCAGCGCGGACAGGAACACGCTGTTGCTGGAGTTGTAGAACGCCGCGCCGATGTCCTCCGGTCCCGCGTTCAGCAGGAGGGTGGCGTCGCCCACCTGCACGCGGGGAGAGGTGTACCCGCTGAACCGTACGGAACGGGTCTGAGCCAGCAGGTCGACGACACTGCTGGCGTCGAAGAATGCCGCGCCGTCACGGGTAAACCGCGCGTTGACTGACGTGCCCCCCAGGGCCAGCGACCGGCCGTCCCGGCTGAGCGTGACCCCCTGGGCGTCCAGGGCTCGGGTGACGTCGGTGCCTCTCAGGAAGACGCCCTTGTTCACCTCGCTGTCATTGAAGGTGTAACAGGTGATGCCGGCCTTCT encodes:
- a CDS encoding MerR family transcriptional regulator, translated to MTLTRREGLRCPSGGTTLEAKRWTVGEVAALTGVSVRTLHHYDEIGLLRPAERSDGNYRLYAPGDLARLRRVLTWRALGVPLAEVAGVLDAPPELEREALRAHAARLRDDLRRAEHTLREVQARLDALDGRAEETIMNNEDVKAAFDGFDPAPYEAEARERWGDTDAYRQSAARTARYTPEDWARVRAEMDSITAEYVALMEAGVPATDGRALAVAARHRAHISGAYYDASAQMMRGLAQMWVADERFTRTIDRARPGLAAYQSAAVTAWADAQGG
- a CDS encoding DMT family transporter, with the translated sequence MTLPTALLILGAALLDVLANLLLKRSDGLARPAYFVGAVLTVLLAFSLIGLAARDLPVAVAYALWGGLGIVTTALLSRRIDGARLTPTGWAGLALILGSLAVLSLTP
- a CDS encoding permease prefix domain 1-containing protein — translated: MTTAAHPIPRALTAYLRRATWGLPEARRQELWDELEEHVLTRADHLMLTGLTPTQATAQAIRELGPPARVTLGMAKVYTMPKLILAAATLALGISAGLYALAGGSGTDTTLTVVRQAPVKPSCVRGTKPSGDNVTIVSEKAGITCYTFNDSEVNKGVFLRGTDVTRALDAQGVTLSRDGRSLALGGTSVNARFTRDGAAFFDASSVVDLLAQTRSVRFSGYTSPRVQVGDATLLLNAGPEDIGAAFYNSSNSVFLSALVGQPVWGSYSVGTKTGPEHLISTGLKAGEAVMLVTSGGGTNFMVDTGKVDAQGRLSVHSQDRQLRFVSSLDQLGPYLSGGRRSALLVRITNLPLKNLKSGVFVPAQATSDAR
- a CDS encoding TlpA family protein disulfide reductase, giving the protein MDWPAPTDFVHGDPLPPPQDWTRPGLVMTFNLECPGCVSRGVPFLKRLHAEFGDAVHLLAVHTSHGHRQLPREDVEPTLKKFAQTYAKLPFPVALDLSGTLARHWHTEGTPHWLAFAPGGDLIRSVYGSQDNAQTRLQYLLEEWTGHTGDDQA
- a CDS encoding amino acid ABC transporter permease, with product MTAVLEGFRTVLSGEYPRLLLSGLGLTLAVSICALAVSVLVGTALGAARVLRVPVLGRLGDAYVTVVRGIPLIVLLSVVYYGLPTLGVTLPDFPAAVLALGLYSAAYTSEIVRGGISSVPAGQAEAARSLGLSRGQALRFVVLPQAWRVALPALGNEFISLILGSSLASAVTLQELFSQGRYITNATYRQFEVYAVLALVYFLLTFVLSRLVRALEARLSRGVTLPERRVI
- a CDS encoding helix-turn-helix transcriptional regulator — its product is MTSDEPTERAQSPVQRLFLLARLLRERPHTAAELAAATGQSLAVTARDLRDLEALEPGLRVLPGPPQAYVIGTPELDGAARLTLLRGLDALAARGSEPAATLAPLRATLAAALPEHVRAALPRTPGTARPASADLALRAVTQAWLGCHPIRFQEWQPGTRRAARLHPLRIEAHPVSGDLLVVGRDPDHAGEVRTYRLGRMLHVTLDPQTFTPDPLDPGQTPALPVTPPPTQEADSVSVTLRFTGEAKFRVLEGGHACLGEPSINPDGSVDAPLLVPHDARGAARSVLPWLLSWGPQVQVLGPDGVRAEWQRLTREAAEVAAQTPTRFVQHGAA
- a CDS encoding zinc-binding dehydrogenase — encoded protein: MAGAGLLGLLSVVNLTRAGVHDVSVIEPRADRQALARQFGAREVYAPAAAPRDAFDVGVECSAAPAGFAALLGALRPRGRCVVLSDGNWGALTLTPDFHRKELSVVGSSDGEDYAAHARWWWPHVSPVLAALYPLTVPAAGLPGLYARLGRPDRPVSVLVDWETGAPP
- a CDS encoding ABC transporter substrate-binding protein, with the translated sequence MKRFVMIAAVLGVAVAGVSRAATVAEVKKKGVLVLGTDPTFAPFEFKGPDGTIQGFEIDIARAVARDLGVRLEIRAVGFGALMPQAVTSGRVDMAISAITITPERAKVVSFSQPYFRSAQVFIVRAGNPGKFAWPASVKGKVVGVQGNTTGQFVANDTLKPKGATIKVYDDFAAGLADVRAGRIAALIGDAPTVDDLKKRLPGQFDKAGADLAAEDYGMVFRKGSDLAAAANRTLARLKASGEYQQLLNKWIVQK
- a CDS encoding DMT family transporter, which translates into the protein MRAWLYLLTAIALEVSGTLSLKHLHDQPLTRALLTYAQLTGAFYLLSRAFRQIPVAVAFATWEALGLLSLTVLGATLLGEHLPRTHLLALGGLLLCSALLGHGTHHPATRQPATDTPPPADDPARPAPTGGQPA